A portion of the Blastopirellula sediminis genome contains these proteins:
- a CDS encoding FMN-binding protein: MRSATASLAKSSLVFGLFLTALLSTSIAAADDLVEFLNGTQLKGEILQIRKPDKEFDFKCLISGSEVTQTIPYARVHAVTLAGKRFVLTPKNEPVAAPGVDADGRPQRTPEEVQQLIDTVGSSDPDWLASTDMNHPKTLDLSWPEKPGGPWDESKNITQYIWGRVNPNASRWKSGIKLVHHCIGLHQGQPDLLRRDKEKLGVMYFQLLQDYERAAYWLQQAKVQPTTESGIHLCECYWRLGSKPLAMKELPGKRLHISAIKLLGDMGEADKAIGVTKYYEKTNLSNEAWLNAGDALRSAGKLNEAVAYYQKVLDQNQARNQEYLARFRGRATEAIEAIRLYDKADVSKVADGTYRESATGYNGKLEVELTVNSNRITQVRVTKHSEKQFYAALTDTPNQILEKQSYRDIDGTSGATITSQAIISATAKALAKGAR; this comes from the coding sequence ATGCGTTCAGCTACGGCATCGCTCGCCAAGTCGAGCTTGGTCTTTGGTCTGTTCCTCACTGCCTTGCTATCAACGTCGATCGCGGCAGCGGACGACTTGGTGGAGTTTCTTAACGGCACGCAGCTCAAGGGAGAGATCCTGCAAATTCGCAAGCCGGATAAGGAGTTTGACTTCAAGTGTTTGATTTCCGGCAGCGAAGTCACCCAAACCATTCCCTATGCGCGGGTTCATGCCGTGACGCTCGCCGGAAAGCGTTTCGTGCTGACGCCCAAGAATGAACCAGTCGCTGCGCCAGGCGTCGATGCCGACGGCCGTCCGCAACGCACGCCGGAAGAGGTTCAGCAGTTGATCGATACGGTTGGTTCATCCGACCCTGATTGGCTGGCCAGCACCGACATGAATCATCCGAAGACGCTCGACCTGAGTTGGCCCGAGAAGCCGGGTGGCCCGTGGGACGAATCGAAGAACATTACTCAGTACATCTGGGGACGAGTCAATCCGAATGCGTCGCGCTGGAAGTCAGGAATCAAACTGGTTCACCACTGCATCGGCCTCCATCAGGGGCAGCCGGACCTGTTGCGACGCGACAAAGAAAAGTTGGGAGTCATGTACTTCCAACTTCTGCAAGATTACGAGCGAGCCGCGTATTGGCTGCAGCAAGCCAAGGTTCAGCCGACAACCGAATCAGGCATTCATCTTTGCGAGTGCTATTGGCGTCTGGGAAGTAAGCCGCTGGCGATGAAAGAGCTTCCCGGCAAGCGTTTGCACATTAGCGCCATCAAACTTCTCGGCGATATGGGAGAAGCCGATAAGGCGATCGGCGTCACCAAGTACTACGAAAAGACGAACCTCTCGAACGAAGCCTGGCTGAACGCCGGCGACGCCCTGCGATCGGCAGGCAAGTTGAACGAAGCGGTCGCGTACTACCAGAAGGTTCTCGACCAGAACCAGGCCCGCAACCAAGAGTATCTGGCGCGATTCCGAGGGCGTGCGACCGAGGCGATCGAAGCGATCCGTTTGTACGACAAAGCGGACGTCAGCAAGGTCGCCGACGGCACGTATCGCGAATCTGCGACCGGCTACAACGGAAAGTTGGAAGTGGAACTGACCGTCAACAGCAACCGGATCACGCAGGTCCGCGTGACGAAGCATTCCGAGAAACAGTTCTACGCGGCGCTCACCGACACCCCCAATCAAATCCTGGAAAAACAAAGCTACCGAGACATTGACGGCACGAGCGGAGCGACCATCACGTCGCAAGCGATCATCAGCGCAACCGCCAAAGCATTGGCCAAAGGCGCCAGATAG
- a CDS encoding DcaP family trimeric outer membrane transporter, whose amino-acid sequence MHRQIISGLVHWAPAMLTCCLAIAPATLRAQTIYSAPPAEHAYANGEFRTGLVAARVDNAGLQPPSPPPIPQDDLIRRIQELEANQRRLEQMLAVPNDQNSPAASETLPEPIPQYFYAPSYYDAIDVGARPIADYAPPGYMPREQQDGPGVPEFTPIVPPTFEPTPQEFVERGMFPGSFLVPGTNTSMRLRGFVRLATLYDFEPINTADAFVTNAIPVPQQSGQNFNMSARHSRFALESWTPTSFSDWNVHTLIEADFFNGPAQAAGGGGNLLRLRHAFIDFGVFRFGQQNTVFMDPSAWPSVVDFRGPNSRPNQRQPALRMTLPLGCNGLYWAGSMERCFSDITTNGLGTGVQDMPDFATHLRYEADRGHLQLSGLFRQIGYRPTGGDVQHESAAGISGAAVFHPWAILFGTDPVHEQDPSGLTRSRILLQGTWGSGVGRYISDLTNLGLDAQVDPATGTLELVEVSGMNASYEHWFNEHWLSNITFANVNVINAPGQAANTYDSAKYVAGSLWWIPIQRLSFAIEYVYGERENLDGESAQARRLHGLVQYNF is encoded by the coding sequence ATGCACCGCCAGATAATCTCCGGGCTTGTGCATTGGGCGCCAGCGATGCTGACGTGTTGCCTGGCGATTGCGCCTGCGACCCTCCGCGCTCAAACCATCTACTCCGCCCCTCCTGCGGAACACGCCTACGCAAACGGCGAATTCCGGACCGGATTGGTTGCTGCCCGCGTCGACAACGCCGGTCTTCAGCCCCCATCTCCTCCGCCGATTCCCCAGGACGACTTGATCCGGCGAATCCAAGAGCTGGAAGCCAATCAGCGACGGCTGGAGCAAATGCTCGCTGTGCCGAACGACCAGAATTCGCCGGCGGCCAGTGAAACGCTTCCCGAGCCGATTCCGCAATACTTCTACGCCCCCTCCTATTACGACGCGATTGATGTTGGCGCCCGGCCGATTGCCGACTACGCCCCGCCTGGCTACATGCCGCGCGAGCAGCAAGATGGTCCCGGCGTCCCCGAGTTCACGCCGATCGTCCCTCCCACGTTTGAACCGACTCCGCAGGAGTTTGTTGAACGCGGCATGTTTCCCGGATCGTTTCTTGTTCCCGGAACCAACACGTCGATGCGTCTGCGGGGCTTCGTTCGCCTGGCGACGTTGTACGACTTTGAACCGATCAACACGGCCGACGCATTCGTCACCAACGCGATTCCGGTGCCGCAGCAATCGGGACAGAACTTCAACATGAGCGCGCGGCATAGCCGATTCGCGCTCGAGTCCTGGACGCCAACTTCGTTTTCCGACTGGAACGTCCACACGTTGATCGAAGCCGACTTCTTCAACGGTCCCGCCCAAGCGGCCGGCGGCGGAGGAAACCTGTTGCGACTGCGGCATGCGTTCATTGATTTTGGCGTCTTCCGTTTTGGTCAGCAGAACACGGTCTTTATGGATCCGTCGGCCTGGCCGAGCGTGGTTGATTTTCGCGGTCCCAATAGTCGCCCGAATCAACGGCAGCCGGCGCTGCGGATGACGCTGCCGCTCGGCTGCAACGGACTTTACTGGGCGGGAAGCATGGAACGCTGCTTTTCCGACATCACGACGAACGGTTTGGGGACCGGCGTGCAAGACATGCCTGACTTCGCGACGCATTTGCGGTACGAAGCGGATCGCGGACACCTGCAGCTTTCCGGTCTCTTCCGTCAAATCGGCTATCGCCCAACCGGCGGCGACGTACAGCATGAGTCGGCGGCCGGCATCAGTGGAGCGGCGGTGTTTCATCCTTGGGCCATCCTGTTTGGAACCGATCCGGTTCATGAACAGGATCCTTCTGGTCTCACGCGCAGTCGGATCTTGTTGCAAGGGACGTGGGGCAGCGGCGTTGGACGGTATATCAGCGATCTGACCAACTTGGGCCTCGACGCGCAGGTCGATCCGGCGACAGGCACGCTGGAACTGGTTGAAGTAAGCGGAATGAACGCCAGCTATGAACATTGGTTCAATGAGCATTGGCTGTCGAATATTACATTTGCCAACGTTAATGTAATCAACGCTCCCGGCCAGGCGGCCAATACGTACGACTCGGCGAAATACGTCGCGGGAAGTCTCTGGTGGATTCCGATTCAGCGCTTGTCATTCGCAATCGAGTACGTCTATGGCGAGCGCGAGAATCTCGATGGGGAGTCAGCCCAGGCCCGACGTCTCCACGGGTTGGTTCAATACAACTTCTAG
- a CDS encoding SLC13 family permease, with protein MIELGMVLALLATAIAMFAINKPRMDAVALIMLVALPLTGVITVNESLAGFSDPNIVLIAALFVIGDGLVRTGVARTLGDWLAGKAGSNEIRLITMLMLTVGSLGAFMSSTAITAIFIPVVLRISQGTGASTGRLMMPLSSAALVSGMMTLIATAPNLVVTSELERNGFDGFHFFSFTPFGIPILFVAVGYMLFARNWLGASEKMAQAPGGTSLAQWIDEYQLAGREHRVLVTAGSSLAGKTLEEVRNENQSGAKIIAIERGNLLIQPTNKTALEAGDVLLIDLRAEEATVKALREQYALEALPLSGGYFTSRAQDIGMAEVLLPASSALIGKSLVESHFYDEYDLRVVGLRRGTTAWPGKLEEEDLRVGDTLLVIGTWRAIQMLQTHSEDLVLYKVPVEIEEVLPAPGKGLQAVICLVIVVGLMVSGVVPNVIAALIGGLLMGALGIVNLTSAYRSIDWKTLVLIVGMLPFSIALQKTGGVDLLADGLMMVIGGMEWRVVLAAIFVITAVLGMFISNTATAVLMAPVAIALAKEFDASPYPFVMIVALAASAAFMTPVSSPVNTLVVTPGNYSFGDFVKIGVPLTILVMIVSVILVPILLPF; from the coding sequence ATGATTGAATTGGGGATGGTCCTTGCGCTGTTGGCGACGGCGATCGCGATGTTCGCCATCAACAAGCCGCGAATGGACGCTGTGGCGTTGATCATGCTGGTCGCGCTGCCGCTGACCGGCGTTATCACGGTCAATGAGTCTTTAGCCGGTTTCAGCGATCCCAATATCGTGTTGATCGCCGCCCTCTTTGTGATCGGCGATGGTCTGGTTCGGACCGGCGTCGCGCGCACCTTGGGGGACTGGTTAGCGGGGAAGGCCGGCAGCAACGAAATTCGCCTGATCACGATGCTGATGCTCACGGTCGGTTCGCTCGGCGCCTTCATGAGTTCAACGGCGATCACGGCGATCTTCATTCCGGTCGTGCTGCGAATCTCGCAAGGAACCGGAGCCTCGACCGGCCGATTGATGATGCCGCTCAGTTCGGCCGCCTTGGTCAGCGGCATGATGACGCTGATCGCCACGGCGCCGAACCTGGTCGTCACCAGCGAGCTCGAGCGGAATGGCTTTGATGGATTTCATTTCTTTTCGTTCACTCCTTTTGGGATTCCGATCCTGTTTGTCGCTGTGGGCTACATGCTGTTTGCGCGAAATTGGCTGGGCGCGAGCGAAAAAATGGCCCAAGCCCCCGGCGGTACGAGCCTGGCCCAGTGGATTGACGAGTATCAACTAGCCGGGCGCGAGCATCGCGTCCTCGTCACGGCTGGCTCTTCTTTGGCGGGCAAGACGCTCGAAGAAGTCCGGAATGAAAACCAATCGGGCGCCAAAATCATCGCGATCGAGCGCGGCAATCTCCTGATCCAGCCGACGAACAAGACGGCCCTCGAAGCAGGAGACGTTCTGCTGATCGACTTGCGGGCGGAGGAAGCGACGGTCAAAGCGCTTCGTGAGCAGTACGCATTGGAAGCGCTGCCCCTCAGCGGCGGCTACTTTACCAGCCGCGCCCAGGATATCGGGATGGCGGAGGTCTTGTTGCCGGCCTCTTCTGCGCTGATCGGGAAGTCATTGGTCGAGTCTCACTTCTATGACGAGTATGACTTGCGAGTGGTCGGGCTGAGGCGGGGCACGACCGCCTGGCCGGGGAAACTGGAAGAGGAAGATCTACGCGTCGGCGATACGCTGCTGGTGATCGGAACCTGGCGTGCGATCCAAATGCTTCAGACTCACAGCGAAGACCTGGTCCTCTATAAAGTGCCGGTCGAGATCGAGGAAGTCTTGCCGGCCCCTGGCAAAGGGTTGCAAGCGGTGATTTGCCTGGTGATCGTTGTCGGCCTGATGGTCAGCGGCGTCGTTCCTAATGTGATCGCCGCGCTGATCGGCGGCTTGTTGATGGGAGCTTTGGGGATCGTTAATCTGACCAGCGCTTACCGTTCGATCGACTGGAAGACGCTGGTGCTGATCGTCGGCATGTTGCCATTTTCGATTGCCCTGCAGAAGACTGGCGGCGTCGATCTGTTGGCGGACGGGCTGATGATGGTGATCGGTGGAATGGAGTGGCGCGTGGTGCTGGCCGCGATTTTCGTCATCACCGCAGTCCTGGGGATGTTCATCTCCAATACCGCAACCGCCGTGCTGATGGCGCCGGTGGCGATTGCGCTGGCCAAGGAATTCGATGCGTCTCCTTATCCCTTCGTAATGATCGTGGCGCTAGCCGCATCGGCTGCGTTTATGACGCCGGTCTCGTCGCCGGTGAACACGCTGGTGGTGACGCCGGGCAATTACTCGTTCGGCGACTTCGTCAAGATCGGCGTGCCGCTCACGATTCTGGTGATGATCGTCAGCGTGATCCTGGTTCCGATCCTGCTGCCGTTCTAA
- a CDS encoding transglutaminase family protein translates to MQRKRIIHSTTYLYSEPVEFGPHRALLRPREGHDLRIIDTRLTVEPEATIRWLRDVEGNSVAILTFPHKADRLKILAEIDVDVSDDNPIECLIDPQSRLFPFQYPPEEQVELVPYRLPSYPYDGRALHDWLRELYQPGQIVDTFQLLCQLNTHIFHSLQYAARDTPGVQLPHQTLSLRSGSCRDYAVLMMEAVRHWGFAARFVTGYIQMEAGQHGATHAWTEVYLPGAGWRGFDPTNNKLAGAEHISVAVAREQEKAAPLSGSWSGPGHAYQGIEVSVQVVAVD, encoded by the coding sequence ATGCAGCGCAAGCGGATCATCCATTCGACCACCTATCTCTACAGCGAGCCGGTCGAGTTCGGCCCGCATCGCGCGCTGCTCCGTCCGCGCGAAGGTCACGATTTGCGAATCATCGACACGCGGCTGACGGTGGAACCGGAGGCGACGATCCGCTGGCTGCGCGACGTCGAAGGGAATTCGGTCGCGATCCTCACTTTTCCTCACAAGGCGGATCGCTTGAAGATCTTGGCCGAGATCGACGTCGACGTTTCGGACGACAACCCGATCGAATGCCTGATTGATCCGCAGTCGCGGCTCTTCCCGTTTCAATACCCTCCCGAAGAGCAAGTCGAACTGGTCCCCTACCGCTTGCCCAGCTATCCCTACGACGGGCGAGCTCTGCATGATTGGCTGCGTGAGCTTTATCAACCGGGGCAGATCGTCGACACGTTCCAGCTCCTCTGCCAACTCAACACGCATATCTTCCATTCGCTGCAGTACGCCGCCCGCGACACGCCAGGCGTCCAGCTTCCGCATCAAACGTTGTCGCTGCGGAGCGGATCTTGCCGCGACTATGCGGTGCTGATGATGGAAGCGGTCCGGCATTGGGGATTTGCGGCCCGCTTTGTGACCGGCTACATCCAGATGGAAGCGGGTCAGCATGGCGCGACGCACGCATGGACCGAAGTCTATCTGCCAGGCGCCGGCTGGCGCGGGTTTGATCCGACGAACAACAAGCTGGCCGGGGCCGAGCACATTTCGGTCGCCGTCGCCCGCGAGCAGGAAAAAGCGGCGCCCCTTTCGGGCAGTTGGTCCGGACCTGGCCATGCTTACCAGGGGATTGAAGTTTCGGTCCAGGTCGTCGCCGTCGACTAG
- a CDS encoding AAA family ATPase has translation MAACRQVDEPLESLSMSELLSRRASPGWLLSGMLRQREAAVILGPSRCLKTSLAVDLCAALASGGEFLGEFAAEQAFRVGFVGGEAAQVAVTSLAERRGDLAALEQIVWAFNLVEPGGAVNGHRLSDWIARNQLEVVLIDAADLTPMTRRAEAAQLRAIADCCLAVGATPIICCRTRKELKPRAMDAADLADAPCGAIARQWLLVNRRDAFEPGSGRHRLWLNFGASSGRSGQWGVDIKEDAEVDSAAAQWEATIRDVASVELEAAEVEAQTLADRLWWRLRCVIQQIDPANATKLKIRELSGMSGGKFGVTWDRMVADGEIVLANGGTSKEPHYRLIDLAEKIARGPVHSPAVEEMEDAAESSPPEKKSQSSPLVAEKSYESSPPAESSGGWVSYTTAELLALSNSDQKKTAPSPVQSARNGPRRRGKRKKRKR, from the coding sequence GTGGCGGCTTGTCGGCAGGTCGACGAGCCGCTCGAGAGTTTGTCGATGTCCGAGTTGCTGTCGCGGCGGGCTTCGCCGGGGTGGCTGCTCTCGGGGATGTTGCGGCAGCGGGAAGCGGCGGTGATTTTGGGGCCGAGTCGTTGTTTGAAGACGTCGCTGGCGGTGGATCTGTGTGCAGCCTTGGCGAGCGGCGGAGAATTTCTGGGGGAGTTTGCTGCGGAGCAAGCGTTTCGCGTCGGGTTTGTCGGCGGCGAAGCGGCTCAAGTGGCGGTGACGAGTTTGGCGGAGCGGCGCGGTGATCTGGCGGCGCTCGAGCAAATCGTCTGGGCGTTTAATTTGGTGGAGCCTGGCGGCGCGGTGAATGGGCATCGCCTGAGCGATTGGATTGCGCGGAACCAACTGGAGGTGGTGCTGATCGACGCGGCCGATCTGACGCCGATGACGCGCCGCGCGGAAGCGGCGCAGCTGCGGGCGATCGCCGATTGTTGTCTGGCGGTCGGCGCCACGCCGATCATTTGTTGCCGCACGCGAAAGGAACTAAAACCGCGGGCGATGGATGCCGCCGATCTGGCCGACGCGCCGTGCGGCGCTATCGCACGGCAATGGCTGTTGGTGAATCGCCGCGACGCGTTTGAGCCAGGAAGCGGGCGTCATCGGTTGTGGCTCAACTTCGGCGCGAGCAGCGGGCGAAGCGGCCAGTGGGGCGTAGATATAAAGGAAGACGCGGAAGTCGATTCGGCCGCCGCCCAGTGGGAAGCGACGATCCGCGATGTCGCGTCGGTCGAATTGGAAGCGGCCGAGGTGGAGGCGCAAACGTTGGCCGATCGGTTGTGGTGGCGGCTCCGGTGCGTGATCCAGCAGATCGATCCGGCCAATGCGACCAAGCTGAAGATCCGCGAGCTGTCCGGCATGAGCGGCGGCAAGTTTGGGGTGACCTGGGACCGGATGGTCGCTGACGGCGAAATCGTGCTGGCGAATGGGGGAACGAGTAAAGAGCCTCACTACCGCCTGATCGATCTGGCGGAAAAAATTGCGCGCGGTCCAGTCCACTCTCCGGCTGTGGAGGAAATGGAAGACGCCGCCGAGTCGTCGCCCCCAGAAAAAAAATCGCAGTCCAGTCCACTGGTCGCAGAAAAAAGTTACGAGTCCAGTCCACCGGCGGAAAGTAGCGGCGGTTGGGTGAGCTATACAACCGCCGAATTGCTCGCCCTGAGTAACTCGGATCAGAAAAAAACTGCGCCGAGTCCAGTCCAGTCTGCCCGGAACGGGCCACGGCGACGGGGGAAGCGGAAGAAGAGGAAGAGGTAA
- a CDS encoding DinB family protein has protein sequence MNSAEIIESYLSGAAQLRAAVLGMTREQLIARPVPGKWSTLEVVAHIADFEPIMADRIKRVISHDNPTLLGADENLFAAHLFYHERNIDEELAVVDAIRTSTARTLRQLSADSLNRVGTHSESGILTLEQLIVRATNHITHHVTFIQEKRAAAGWHW, from the coding sequence ATGAACTCCGCCGAAATTATCGAATCGTATCTGTCCGGAGCCGCTCAACTGCGAGCGGCCGTGCTCGGCATGACCCGCGAGCAACTGATCGCTCGTCCCGTTCCCGGGAAGTGGAGCACGCTGGAAGTGGTCGCCCACATCGCCGACTTCGAGCCGATTATGGCCGACCGAATCAAGCGGGTGATCTCGCATGACAATCCAACGCTGCTGGGCGCCGACGAGAATCTGTTCGCGGCGCACCTCTTCTACCACGAACGAAATATCGACGAAGAATTGGCGGTCGTCGACGCCATCCGCACTTCCACCGCGCGGACGCTCCGGCAGTTGTCGGCCGATTCGCTGAATCGTGTGGGGACGCACAGCGAGTCCGGGATACTGACTCTGGAACAGCTGATCGTACGAGCGACGAACCACATCACGCATCACGTGACGTTCATCCAAGAGAAGCGAGCGGCGGCGGGGTGGCACTGGTAG
- a CDS encoding amidase: MVRIRPSGIRASEKEVVVDLSEFSIADLQNRFAAGEWSAVTLCEAFLQRIAAIDHAGPTLRSVVEINPDALAIAAELDQEREQQGPRGPLHGVPMLVKDSLDTADKMMTTGGSLALVGNVAAEDAFVVKQLRAAGVVLLGKTNMSEWGYMRSTRACSGWSSRGGQTHNPYVLDRSPLGSSSGSAVAVAANLCIGSIGAEVDGSIVRPASANGIVGLKPTVGLVSRRGVIGVAEPQDTAGPMARSVTDLAAILNVIAGTDPADTATADADKLRPDNYLSALRPDALQGARLGVARDCFSAHEGTNAVIESAIQILKNLGAEIIDPIQATTLPFFGPLELELFQYGVKANINAYLAAHPGAAVRNLAELIAFNRTHAAEMMPYFQQEFFELALQQGDWDDPRCVEVRNELRRLSRTEGIDQALAEHQLDAILAPTEGSPPFAIDPIVGDHILPYGCSTAPAVAGYPHITVPAGFVHGLPVGLSFFGAAFHEPRLLGYAFAFEQATRVRRPPQFRPTVS; the protein is encoded by the coding sequence TTGGTTAGAATTCGGCCAAGTGGAATTCGTGCGTCCGAGAAGGAAGTTGTCGTGGACCTGTCTGAATTCAGTATCGCCGACCTGCAGAATCGATTCGCCGCCGGCGAGTGGTCAGCCGTCACTCTCTGCGAAGCGTTTCTGCAGCGGATCGCAGCCATCGATCACGCCGGTCCCACGCTCCGCTCGGTGGTTGAAATCAATCCCGATGCACTCGCAATCGCCGCCGAGCTGGACCAGGAACGAGAGCAGCAAGGACCGCGAGGTCCCCTGCACGGCGTGCCGATGTTGGTGAAGGATTCGCTCGATACGGCCGACAAAATGATGACGACCGGCGGCTCGCTGGCGCTGGTCGGCAACGTCGCCGCGGAAGACGCGTTCGTCGTCAAACAGCTCCGCGCAGCCGGCGTCGTCCTGCTCGGCAAAACCAACATGAGCGAATGGGGCTACATGCGGTCGACGCGCGCCTGCAGCGGCTGGAGCAGTCGCGGCGGCCAGACGCACAATCCGTACGTTCTCGATCGCAGCCCGCTCGGATCGAGCAGCGGCTCGGCCGTCGCTGTCGCCGCCAACCTTTGCATCGGCTCCATCGGCGCCGAGGTCGATGGCTCGATCGTCCGTCCCGCCTCGGCCAATGGAATTGTCGGGCTGAAACCGACCGTCGGCCTGGTCAGTCGCCGCGGCGTGATCGGCGTCGCCGAGCCGCAAGATACGGCAGGTCCCATGGCCCGCAGCGTGACCGATCTCGCCGCGATTCTCAACGTCATCGCCGGCACCGATCCCGCCGATACGGCGACCGCAGATGCAGATAAACTTCGCCCCGACAACTATCTATCCGCGCTTCGGCCTGACGCCCTGCAAGGCGCCCGGCTAGGAGTCGCCCGGGACTGCTTTTCCGCGCACGAAGGGACGAATGCCGTCATCGAAAGCGCCATCCAAATTTTGAAAAACCTTGGCGCCGAAATCATCGATCCGATTCAAGCGACGACGTTACCCTTCTTCGGCCCGCTGGAATTGGAGCTGTTTCAGTACGGCGTCAAAGCCAATATCAACGCCTACCTGGCCGCCCATCCCGGCGCAGCGGTGCGCAATCTCGCAGAACTGATCGCGTTTAACCGAACTCACGCCGCCGAGATGATGCCCTACTTTCAGCAAGAGTTCTTCGAGTTGGCCCTTCAGCAGGGAGACTGGGACGATCCGCGCTGCGTCGAAGTCCGTAACGAACTCCGCCGCTTGTCGCGCACCGAAGGCATCGACCAGGCCCTCGCCGAACATCAGCTCGACGCGATCCTCGCCCCCACCGAAGGCTCTCCCCCATTCGCAATCGACCCGATCGTCGGCGACCATATTCTGCCTTACGGATGCTCGACCGCTCCAGCCGTCGCCGGCTATCCCCATATCACCGTCCCAGCCGGCTTTGTGCACGGTTTACCAGTTGGACTCTCCTTTTTTGGCGCAGCTTTCCACGAACCGCGGCTGCTCGGCTACGCCTTCGCATTCGAACAGGCAACTCGCGTCCGGCGACCGCCGCAGTTCCGCCCAACTGTTTCTTGA
- a CDS encoding carbon-nitrogen hydrolase family protein, producing the protein MGDQFPTVRIAAAQASPVFLDRERSTEKAVSLIAEAARQGAQLVAFSEAWLPGYPWWIYMGSPIYSAPFTQQLYANAVRLPSPTLTKLCDAARDNHIYVVMGLTELAGGSLYLGQITISPAGVMIGHRRKLKPTHAERTIWGEGDGSDLFTMETKIGVLGSLNCWEHLQPLTRYAMNYFNEQIHVSAWPSFCLYTGTLHSFSAEANLAVSRSYALETQTFVIHVGGLCDQATFDLLADDEEKARLLRVGGGASEIIDPMGQTIAGPMGDNEEGILIADCDMAKIAGAKMANDPAGHYARGDVTQLLLNRRPRRPVIYADAATPELLPDEPPHSGAIADVDAVKGYEK; encoded by the coding sequence ATGGGCGATCAGTTTCCCACGGTGCGGATCGCGGCGGCCCAGGCGTCGCCGGTATTCTTAGATCGCGAACGATCGACCGAAAAAGCGGTCTCCTTGATCGCCGAGGCCGCTCGCCAAGGCGCCCAACTGGTCGCATTCAGCGAAGCCTGGCTGCCGGGTTATCCGTGGTGGATCTATATGGGTTCGCCGATCTACAGCGCGCCGTTTACGCAACAGCTGTACGCCAACGCGGTCAGGCTGCCGAGCCCGACCCTCACGAAGTTGTGCGATGCGGCGCGGGACAATCACATTTACGTCGTGATGGGATTAACCGAACTTGCCGGCGGCAGTCTTTACCTGGGGCAGATTACGATTTCGCCAGCGGGCGTAATGATCGGACACCGCCGAAAACTGAAGCCGACGCATGCGGAGCGGACGATCTGGGGCGAGGGGGATGGAAGCGATCTGTTTACGATGGAGACGAAGATCGGCGTCCTCGGTTCGCTGAACTGCTGGGAGCATCTCCAGCCGCTGACCCGCTATGCGATGAACTATTTTAATGAGCAGATCCACGTTTCGGCGTGGCCCTCGTTCTGTCTCTATACGGGGACGTTGCACTCTTTTAGCGCGGAAGCGAATCTCGCCGTTTCGCGCAGCTATGCGCTGGAAACGCAGACGTTCGTCATCCATGTCGGCGGACTTTGCGATCAGGCGACGTTTGATCTGCTCGCCGATGATGAAGAGAAGGCCCGGCTGCTGCGGGTCGGAGGGGGCGCGTCGGAGATTATTGACCCGATGGGACAGACGATCGCCGGACCGATGGGAGACAATGAGGAAGGGATTCTTATTGCCGATTGCGACATGGCGAAGATCGCGGGGGCGAAAATGGCGAACGATCCGGCCGGGCATTATGCCCGCGGGGACGTCACGCAATTGCTGCTCAACCGACGCCCGCGCCGCCCGGTAATTTACGCCGATGCGGCGACGCCTGAACTGCTGCCGGATGAACCGCCTCACTCGGGGGCGATTGCTGATGTTGATGCGGTGAAGGGGTATGAGAAGTAA